A stretch of Cupriavidus necator DNA encodes these proteins:
- a CDS encoding GMC family oxidoreductase codes for METTFDYVIVGAGSAGCALAGRLADSGDDTIALVEAGHHDHHVLVRTPAALAALLPRAGARNYGYETVPQPGLNGRRGYQPRGRGLGGSSSINAMIYTRGRAADYDAWAAAGCDGWSWDDVLPYFRRAECNERLAGSDDDPLHGGNGPLHVSDLRTPNPFAERFIEAAQQAGFPRNDDFNGEEQEGVGWYQVTQHAGERWNAARAYLHGGNKRDRACNGGRAHLRVLTDTQALRIVFEGRHAAGVQVVREGHRQLLRARRDVIVCAGTFGSPQLLMVSGVGPAAHLREHGIAVVHDLPGVGANLQDHLDIVLHKRVAVPELFGVSFGGLARLVPEMLRYRRERTGMMSSNFAEAGGFLRSRPDLPEPDLQLHFVVGMADDHMRRLNFGHGYSCHVCVLRPRSRGEVRLASHDIRRAPLIDPQYLSDARDLDDMVAGVRIVRSIFAQPQLAGFGGRELYSAGLRADGSDDAAVREMIREHADTIYHPVGTCRMGMDAMAVVDPQLRVRGVEGLRVVDASVMPTLVGGNINAPAIMIGERAHDLIRYAPRVMLRVLESMEA; via the coding sequence ATGGAAACCACCTTTGACTACGTCATCGTCGGCGCGGGCTCGGCGGGCTGTGCGCTGGCGGGGCGGCTTGCCGACAGCGGCGACGACACCATTGCCCTGGTCGAGGCCGGGCACCACGATCACCATGTGCTGGTACGCACACCCGCGGCGCTTGCCGCGCTGCTGCCGCGCGCGGGGGCACGCAACTACGGCTATGAAACCGTGCCGCAGCCAGGCCTGAACGGCCGCCGCGGCTACCAGCCGCGCGGGCGCGGGCTGGGCGGCAGTTCCTCGATCAACGCCATGATCTACACGCGCGGCCGCGCCGCCGATTATGACGCGTGGGCCGCCGCCGGCTGCGACGGCTGGTCGTGGGACGACGTGCTGCCGTACTTCCGCCGCGCCGAGTGCAATGAACGCCTGGCCGGCAGCGACGACGACCCGCTGCACGGCGGCAACGGGCCGTTGCACGTGAGCGACCTGCGCACCCCCAACCCCTTTGCCGAACGCTTCATCGAGGCCGCGCAGCAGGCGGGCTTCCCGCGCAACGACGATTTCAACGGCGAAGAACAGGAGGGCGTGGGCTGGTACCAGGTCACGCAGCACGCGGGCGAGCGCTGGAACGCGGCGCGTGCCTACCTGCACGGTGGCAACAAGCGCGACCGGGCCTGCAATGGCGGCCGCGCGCACCTGCGGGTGCTGACCGATACGCAGGCGCTGCGCATAGTCTTCGAAGGCCGCCATGCGGCCGGGGTGCAGGTGGTGCGCGAGGGCCACCGGCAACTGCTGCGCGCGCGCCGCGACGTGATCGTGTGCGCGGGCACGTTCGGCTCGCCGCAGCTGCTGATGGTGTCGGGCGTCGGCCCCGCCGCGCACTTGCGCGAACATGGCATCGCCGTCGTGCATGACCTGCCCGGCGTGGGCGCCAACCTGCAGGACCACCTGGACATCGTGCTGCACAAGCGCGTGGCCGTGCCTGAATTGTTCGGCGTGTCGTTCGGCGGCCTGGCGCGGCTGGTGCCTGAAATGCTGCGCTACCGGCGCGAACGCACCGGCATGATGTCAAGCAACTTCGCCGAGGCAGGCGGCTTCCTGCGCAGCCGCCCGGACCTGCCCGAGCCCGACCTGCAGCTGCATTTCGTGGTCGGCATGGCCGATGACCACATGCGCCGGCTGAACTTCGGCCATGGCTATTCCTGCCATGTCTGCGTGCTGCGCCCGCGCAGCCGCGGCGAGGTGCGGCTGGCCTCGCACGATATCCGGCGCGCGCCGCTGATCGACCCGCAATACCTGAGCGATGCGCGCGACCTGGACGACATGGTCGCCGGCGTTCGCATCGTGCGCAGCATCTTTGCGCAGCCGCAACTGGCCGGCTTCGGCGGGCGCGAACTCTATTCCGCCGGCCTGCGTGCCGATGGCAGCGACGACGCTGCCGTGCGCGAGATGATCCGCGAGCATGCCGACACCATCTACCACCCGGTGGGCACCTGCCGCATGGGCATGGATGCGATGGCGGTGGTGGACCCGCAACTGCGCGTGCGCGGCGTCGAGGGTTTGCGCGTGGTCGATGCATCGGTGATGCCGACCCTGGTCGGCGGCAACATCAATGCGCCCGCGATCATGATCGGCGAGCGCGCGCATGACCTGATCCGCT
- a CDS encoding coniferyl aldehyde dehydrogenase — MREVPDLSSVFGAMHAASRRDQLPAWAVRADRLQRLRRLVTENEAAIAAAIHADFTNRPRQETALLEVFPSLGGIDDALRHGKRWMRVRRAATGFWFRPGRSRLVPQPLGVVGIVVPWNYPLYLTVGPLAGALAAGNRAMVKLSEYTPRFAALFAQLVPQHFAPDEIMVVNGDAEVASAFTALPFDHLLFTGSTAVGHHVMRAAAANLTPVTLELGGKSPAIIGAGADLPRAVERILVGKLMNAGQTCIAPDYVLVPEDLRGQLVEPARRCVDRLYPDLARNRDYTSIISPRHFARLAALVDEAAAQGATVVPLSDAQPDAHARRLPPVLLLDVPEGVTAMREEIFGPVLPVVTYRTLDEAVDYINARPRPLALYLFERDRGAIGHVMKQTVAGGVTVNDTLFHIAQDGLPFGGVGASGMGAYHGQAGFDTFSKVKPVFHQAGLNGAGLLKPPYGKTFETMLRLLLR; from the coding sequence ATGCGAGAAGTCCCCGACCTGTCGTCCGTCTTTGGCGCCATGCACGCCGCGTCGCGGCGCGACCAGCTGCCCGCCTGGGCCGTGCGTGCCGACCGCCTGCAGCGCCTGCGCCGGCTGGTGACAGAGAACGAGGCTGCCATTGCCGCCGCCATTCACGCGGACTTCACCAACCGGCCGCGGCAGGAAACCGCGCTGCTGGAGGTATTCCCGAGCCTCGGCGGCATCGACGACGCGCTGCGCCACGGCAAGCGCTGGATGCGCGTGCGCCGCGCCGCCACCGGCTTCTGGTTCCGCCCGGGCCGCTCGCGGCTGGTGCCGCAGCCGCTGGGAGTGGTGGGCATCGTGGTGCCCTGGAACTATCCGCTGTACCTGACGGTAGGGCCGCTGGCCGGCGCGCTGGCGGCGGGCAACCGCGCCATGGTGAAGCTGTCGGAATACACGCCGCGCTTTGCGGCCTTGTTCGCGCAACTGGTGCCGCAGCACTTTGCGCCGGACGAGATCATGGTGGTCAATGGCGATGCCGAGGTGGCGAGCGCCTTTACCGCGCTGCCCTTCGACCACCTGCTGTTCACCGGCTCGACCGCGGTCGGCCACCATGTGATGCGCGCGGCAGCCGCCAACCTGACCCCGGTGACGCTGGAACTCGGCGGCAAATCGCCGGCGATTATCGGCGCCGGCGCTGACCTGCCGCGTGCGGTGGAACGCATCCTGGTGGGCAAGCTGATGAACGCGGGCCAGACCTGCATCGCGCCAGACTACGTGCTGGTGCCGGAAGACCTGCGCGGGCAGCTGGTGGAGCCGGCACGCCGGTGCGTTGACCGGCTCTATCCGGACCTGGCGCGCAACCGGGACTACACCAGCATCATCAGCCCGCGCCACTTCGCGCGGCTGGCGGCGCTGGTGGACGAAGCCGCGGCGCAAGGCGCGACCGTGGTGCCGCTGTCCGATGCGCAGCCGGACGCGCACGCGCGGCGCCTGCCACCGGTGCTGCTGCTGGATGTGCCCGAAGGCGTCACGGCGATGCGCGAGGAGATCTTCGGGCCGGTACTGCCCGTGGTGACGTACCGCACCCTGGACGAGGCGGTGGACTACATCAATGCGCGCCCGCGGCCGCTGGCGCTATACCTGTTCGAGCGCGACCGCGGCGCCATCGGCCATGTGATGAAGCAGACCGTTGCCGGCGGCGTCACGGTCAACGACACCCTGTTCCATATCGCCCAGGACGGCCTGCCCTTCGGCGGGGTCGGCGCCAGCGGCATGGGCGCCTATCACGGCCAGGCGGGCTTCGACACCTTCTCCAAGGTGAAGCCGGTGTTCCACCAGGCCGGCCTGAACGGCGCAGGACTGCTCAAGCCGCCTTACGGCAAGACCTTCGAAACCATGTTGCGCCTGCTTCTGCGTTGA
- a CDS encoding Kdo hydroxylase family protein, producing MSEAPVLAPSTSTQPPAAGQLNLIRPQPYADWAPQVTAEERATLRRELEQGAVLYFPNLNFRFQPGEERFLDSRYSDGKSKNINLRADDTAVRGAQGSPQDLADLYTLIRRYADNSELLVRTLFPEYIPHMTRAGTSLRPSEIAGRPVSWRKDDTRLHVDSFPSNPMLGKRLLRVFHNIDPAAARVWRVGEPFGDFAQKFVPKTHGMWPGQAALMKLLHITKRKRSEYDHRMLQLHDLAKADLDYQAKVPQQEFHFPPGSTWIVFSDQLLHAAMRGRAMMEQTIYLAPQAISDHTHSPEAVLSRMLGRPMLVS from the coding sequence ATGTCCGAAGCGCCTGTCCTTGCCCCCTCGACCTCAACCCAGCCGCCCGCCGCCGGCCAGCTCAACCTGATCCGCCCGCAGCCATATGCCGACTGGGCGCCGCAGGTCACGGCCGAAGAACGCGCCACGCTGCGCCGCGAGCTGGAGCAGGGCGCCGTGCTGTACTTCCCGAACCTGAATTTCCGCTTCCAGCCGGGCGAAGAGCGCTTCCTTGACAGCCGCTATTCCGACGGCAAGTCCAAGAACATCAACCTGCGCGCCGACGACACCGCGGTGCGCGGCGCCCAGGGCAGTCCGCAGGACCTGGCGGACCTGTACACGCTGATCCGCCGCTACGCCGACAACAGCGAATTGCTGGTGCGCACGCTGTTCCCTGAATACATCCCGCACATGACGCGCGCCGGCACCTCGCTGCGGCCCAGCGAGATCGCCGGGCGCCCGGTCAGCTGGCGCAAGGACGACACCCGCCTGCACGTGGACTCGTTCCCGTCCAACCCGATGCTGGGCAAGCGCCTGTTGCGCGTGTTCCACAACATCGACCCGGCCGCGGCGCGCGTGTGGCGCGTGGGCGAGCCGTTCGGCGATTTTGCGCAGAAGTTCGTGCCCAAGACCCATGGCATGTGGCCGGGGCAGGCGGCGCTGATGAAGCTGCTGCATATCACCAAGCGCAAGCGCTCGGAATATGACCACCGCATGCTGCAGCTGCATGACTTGGCCAAGGCCGACCTGGATTACCAGGCCAAGGTGCCGCAGCAGGAATTCCACTTCCCGCCGGGTTCCACCTGGATCGTCTTCAGCGACCAGCTGCTGCACGCGGCCATGCGCGGACGGGCGATGATGGAGCAGACCATCTACCTGGCGCCGCAGGCGATTTCCGACCACACCCACTCGCCCGAGGCGGTGCTGTCGCGCATGCTCGGGCGGCCGATGCTGGTGTCCTGA
- the metK gene encoding methionine adenosyltransferase, producing MANDFLFTSESVSEGHPDKVADQISDAVLDAILAQDKYARVAAETLCNTGLVVLAGEITTTANVDYIQIARDTIKRIGYDNTDYGIDYKGCAVLVAYDKQSPDIAQGVDRASDDYLNQGAGDQGLMFGYACDETPELMPFPIYYAHRLVERQSLLRRDGRLPWLRPDAKSQVTVRYVDGKPHSVDTVVLSTQHSPDITQAQIREAVIEEIIKPVLPAEMLKETKYLVNPTGRFVIGGPQGDCGLTGRKIIVDTYGGASPHGGGAFSGKDPSKVDRSAAYAARYVAKNVVASGLARQCQVQVSYAIGVARPINVTVYTEGTGKIPDAKIAELVQEHFDLRPKGIVQMLDLLRPIYEKTAAYGHFGREEPEFSWEATDKAAALRAAAGL from the coding sequence GTGGCAAACGACTTCCTTTTTACTTCGGAATCCGTCTCCGAAGGCCATCCCGATAAGGTCGCCGACCAGATTTCCGACGCCGTCCTCGACGCCATCCTGGCCCAGGACAAGTACGCGCGTGTGGCGGCCGAGACGCTTTGCAACACCGGTCTGGTGGTGCTGGCTGGGGAAATCACCACGACTGCCAACGTCGACTATATCCAGATCGCGCGCGACACGATCAAGCGCATCGGCTACGACAACACCGATTACGGCATCGACTACAAGGGCTGCGCGGTGCTGGTCGCCTATGACAAGCAATCGCCCGACATCGCCCAAGGCGTGGACCGCGCCTCCGACGACTACCTGAACCAGGGTGCCGGCGACCAGGGCCTGATGTTCGGCTACGCCTGCGACGAGACCCCGGAACTGATGCCGTTCCCGATCTACTACGCCCACCGCCTGGTCGAGCGCCAGTCGCTGCTGCGCCGCGACGGCCGCCTGCCCTGGCTGCGCCCGGACGCCAAGTCGCAGGTGACGGTGCGTTATGTCGACGGCAAGCCGCACAGCGTGGATACCGTGGTGCTGTCGACCCAGCATTCGCCGGACATCACCCAGGCCCAGATCCGCGAAGCCGTGATCGAGGAAATCATCAAGCCGGTGCTGCCGGCCGAGATGCTGAAGGAAACCAAGTACCTGGTGAACCCGACCGGGCGCTTCGTCATCGGCGGCCCGCAGGGCGACTGCGGCCTGACCGGGCGCAAGATCATCGTCGATACCTACGGCGGCGCCTCGCCGCACGGTGGCGGCGCGTTCTCGGGCAAGGACCCGTCCAAGGTCGACCGCTCGGCCGCCTACGCCGCGCGCTACGTTGCCAAGAACGTGGTGGCTTCGGGCCTGGCGCGCCAGTGCCAGGTGCAGGTCAGCTACGCCATCGGCGTGGCCCGCCCGATCAACGTGACGGTCTACACCGAAGGCACCGGCAAGATCCCCGACGCCAAGATCGCCGAGCTGGTGCAGGAGCACTTCGACCTGCGCCCGAAGGGCATCGTGCAGATGCTGGACCTGCTGCGCCCGATCTACGAGAAGACTGCCGCCTACGGCCACTTCGGCCGCGAAGAGCCGGAATTCTCTTGGGAAGCCACCGACAAGGCGGCTGCCCTGCGCGCCGCGGCCGGCCTGTAA
- a CDS encoding lysophospholipid acyltransferase family protein, protein MTFLFWLISRFPLRLLQAAGGALGLLSARLPGRYGQRLRENFRQAFPDATDAMIDEAARSAGRMIVEMPYFWSRSKIGAKLHGFDDYLWPELGKLQARGKGIIILTPHLGCFEVLPQSHALQRPVTALFKPPHQPWLRDWIEKMRTRPGMHMAPATPRGVRMLVKALKRGQAVGILPDQVPSGGEGNWAPFFGKPAYTMALVHRLQQLTGAPVVAVFAERLPRGAGYRGHLRVINDGGMLPDDPAAAAAVINRTIEELVGLCPTQYLWAYNRYKQPAGAGTPDAPGNDTEPATDRSIS, encoded by the coding sequence ATGACCTTTTTGTTCTGGCTGATCTCCCGTTTTCCCCTGCGGCTGCTGCAAGCCGCGGGCGGCGCGCTCGGACTGCTGAGCGCGCGCCTGCCCGGCCGCTACGGCCAGCGCCTGCGGGAGAACTTCCGCCAGGCGTTTCCCGACGCCACCGATGCGATGATCGACGAAGCGGCCCGTTCGGCCGGACGCATGATCGTCGAGATGCCCTACTTCTGGAGCCGCAGCAAGATCGGTGCGAAGCTGCATGGCTTTGACGACTACCTGTGGCCCGAGCTGGGCAAGCTGCAGGCGCGCGGCAAGGGCATCATCATCCTGACCCCGCACCTGGGCTGCTTTGAAGTGCTGCCGCAGTCCCACGCGCTGCAGCGCCCGGTCACCGCCCTGTTCAAGCCGCCGCACCAGCCCTGGCTGCGCGACTGGATTGAAAAAATGCGCACCCGGCCCGGCATGCACATGGCGCCGGCCACGCCGCGCGGTGTGCGCATGCTGGTGAAGGCACTCAAGCGCGGCCAGGCGGTGGGCATCCTGCCCGACCAGGTGCCCAGCGGCGGCGAGGGCAACTGGGCGCCGTTCTTCGGCAAGCCGGCCTATACCATGGCACTGGTGCACCGGCTGCAGCAGCTGACCGGCGCGCCGGTGGTGGCGGTCTTTGCCGAGCGCCTGCCGCGCGGCGCCGGCTATCGCGGCCACCTGCGCGTGATCAACGACGGCGGCATGCTGCCGGACGATCCTGCCGCCGCTGCCGCGGTCATCAACCGGACTATCGAGGAACTGGTGGGCCTGTGCCCCACGCAGTACCTGTGGGCTTACAACCGCTACAAGCAACCCGCCGGAGCGGGTACCCCGGACGCGCCGGGCAATGATACCGAGCCGGCCACTGATCGATCGATTTCATGA
- a CDS encoding lipid A biosynthesis lauroyl acyltransferase, producing the protein MSRVFTWLGIGLLTVLGKLPYPFVARFGEALGSLLYLVPSERRRVVQANLRLCFPDRTEAEIDELSRQSFRILFRSFAERGIFWTGSEAQMRRWVQIDDQAGLVALDGTPHILVTLHLSGVEAGAIRLTIDLREHLGRSGASLYTRQKNDLFDHFLKHARGRFGANMISRNDSARDILRCLKKGEALQLIADMDFGERDSEFVPFFGVQALTLTSVSRLARLTGAKVVPIYTEMLPDYQGYVLRILPPWEDYPGASVTDDTRRMNAFFEDCIRPRVPEYYWVHKRFKHRLPGEPEIY; encoded by the coding sequence ATGAGCCGTGTGTTCACGTGGCTTGGCATCGGCTTGCTGACGGTGCTGGGCAAGCTGCCATATCCGTTCGTCGCGCGCTTCGGCGAGGCGCTGGGAAGCCTGCTCTACCTGGTGCCGAGCGAGCGGCGCCGCGTGGTGCAGGCCAACCTGCGCCTGTGTTTCCCGGACCGGACCGAGGCCGAAATCGATGAACTGTCGCGGCAGAGCTTCCGCATCCTGTTCCGCAGCTTTGCCGAACGCGGCATCTTCTGGACCGGCAGTGAGGCGCAGATGCGCCGCTGGGTGCAGATCGACGACCAGGCCGGCCTGGTGGCCCTGGATGGCACCCCGCATATCCTGGTGACGCTGCACCTGTCGGGCGTGGAAGCCGGTGCGATCCGACTCACCATCGACCTGCGCGAGCATCTCGGCCGCTCCGGCGCATCGCTCTATACCAGGCAGAAGAACGACCTGTTCGACCACTTCCTGAAGCACGCGCGCGGGCGCTTCGGCGCCAACATGATCTCGCGCAACGACAGCGCGCGCGACATCCTGCGCTGCCTGAAGAAGGGCGAGGCCCTGCAGCTGATCGCCGACATGGATTTCGGCGAGCGCGACTCGGAGTTCGTGCCGTTCTTCGGCGTGCAGGCGCTGACACTGACCTCGGTGTCGCGGCTGGCGCGCCTGACCGGGGCCAAGGTCGTGCCGATCTACACCGAGATGCTGCCCGACTACCAGGGCTATGTGCTGCGCATCCTGCCGCCCTGGGAAGACTACCCCGGCGCAAGCGTCACCGACGACACGCGCCGCATGAATGCCTTCTTCGAGGACTGCATCCGCCCGCGCGTACCCGAGTACTACTGGGTGCACAAGCGCTTCAAGCACCGCCTGCCGGGCGAGCCCGAGATCTACTGA
- the dapF gene encoding diaminopimelate epimerase, whose translation MKLQFTKMHGAGNDFVVLDGIHQQIDLTPAQWRALASRHFGVGADQILIVEKPSRPDVDFRYRIVNADGSEVEHCGNGARCFVRFVTDKGMTDKRSVRVEVMNGVITLTLQDDGQVTVDMGAPELEPARVPFRAEGLPTRAEGADTLYGLEVNGRTEWISVVSMGNPHAVQVVDDVENFPVLQDGPVVEHHAAFPNRVNAGFMQVQDRHAIRLRVYERGAGETLACGTGACAAVVAGIRRGLLDSPVRVHTHGGDLTIAWDGGAEPVRMTGPATTVFEGSIDLAALPA comes from the coding sequence ATGAAACTCCAGTTCACCAAGATGCACGGCGCGGGCAACGACTTTGTCGTGCTCGACGGCATCCACCAGCAGATCGACCTGACCCCGGCGCAATGGCGTGCGCTGGCCAGCCGGCATTTCGGCGTTGGCGCTGACCAGATCCTGATCGTTGAAAAGCCGTCCCGCCCCGATGTCGACTTCCGCTACCGGATCGTCAATGCCGATGGCAGCGAGGTGGAGCACTGCGGCAACGGCGCGCGCTGCTTTGTGCGTTTTGTCACCGACAAGGGCATGACCGACAAGCGCTCGGTGCGCGTCGAAGTGATGAACGGCGTCATTACCCTGACGCTGCAGGACGACGGCCAGGTCACGGTGGACATGGGTGCGCCCGAACTGGAACCGGCGCGCGTGCCGTTCCGTGCGGAAGGCCTGCCCACCCGCGCGGAAGGCGCGGACACGCTGTACGGCCTGGAGGTCAACGGCCGCACCGAATGGATCTCGGTGGTATCGATGGGCAATCCGCACGCGGTGCAGGTGGTGGACGACGTGGAGAACTTCCCGGTGCTGCAGGACGGCCCGGTGGTGGAGCACCATGCCGCCTTCCCCAACCGCGTCAATGCCGGCTTCATGCAGGTGCAGGACCGCCATGCCATCCGGCTGCGCGTCTACGAACGCGGTGCCGGCGAAACCCTGGCCTGCGGCACCGGCGCCTGCGCGGCCGTGGTGGCCGGCATCCGGCGCGGCCTGCTGGACTCGCCGGTGCGGGTGCATACCCACGGCGGCGATCTGACCATTGCCTGGGATGGCGGCGCGGAACCGGTGCGCATGACCGGCCCGGCCACCACCGTGTTTGAAGGCAGCATTGACCTGGCAGCCCTGCCGGCCTGA
- a CDS encoding polyphosphate kinase 2 family protein, whose protein sequence is MPLDDFRITSGKRFRLADFDPGSKPLSCGKKEEDLARIIELSNALDAQQDIFYAEHRRRLLVVLQGMDTSGKDGTVRGVFRSFDPLGIRVVGFKSPSPEELARDFLWRIHLQVPKTGEIVVFNRSHYEDVLITRVHNWIDAAECERRFRQIRDFESMLTETGTTIVKCFLHISRDEQKARLEARLADPEKHWKFDTNDLAQRKHWKAYMDAYEAAIMATSTPECPWYVVPADSKTHRNLMVAEILTRVFEDLKPAYPPARPELASTKVD, encoded by the coding sequence ATGCCGCTGGACGATTTCCGCATTACCTCAGGCAAGCGTTTTCGCCTTGCCGACTTCGACCCGGGCAGCAAGCCGCTGTCGTGCGGCAAGAAAGAAGAAGACCTGGCCCGCATCATCGAGCTGAGCAACGCCCTCGACGCGCAGCAGGATATCTTCTACGCCGAGCACCGGCGCAGGCTGCTGGTGGTGCTGCAGGGCATGGATACCAGCGGCAAGGACGGCACCGTGCGCGGCGTGTTCCGCAGCTTCGATCCGCTGGGCATCCGCGTGGTGGGCTTCAAGTCCCCGTCGCCGGAGGAACTGGCGCGCGACTTTCTATGGCGCATCCACCTGCAGGTTCCGAAGACGGGCGAGATCGTGGTCTTCAACCGCAGCCACTATGAAGACGTACTGATCACGCGCGTGCACAACTGGATCGACGCCGCCGAGTGCGAGCGGCGCTTCCGCCAGATCCGGGACTTCGAGTCGATGCTGACCGAGACCGGCACCACCATCGTCAAGTGCTTCCTGCACATATCCCGCGACGAGCAGAAGGCACGGCTCGAAGCGCGCCTGGCGGATCCGGAGAAACACTGGAAGTTCGACACCAACGACCTCGCCCAGCGCAAGCACTGGAAGGCCTACATGGACGCCTACGAGGCTGCCATCATGGCGACCAGCACGCCCGAATGCCCGTGGTACGTGGTGCCGGCCGACTCCAAGACACACCGCAACCTGATGGTGGCGGAGATCCTGACCAGGGTCTTCGAGGACCTGAAGCCGGCCTACCCGCCCGCCCGGCCGGAACTGGCCAGTACCAAGGTCGACTGA
- a CDS encoding patatin-like phospholipase family protein codes for MARQPTQAKAESGANADSLAERGAQVQPRKPVRRAAKAPDRPAHEAYAVRALVLQGGGALGAYQAGVYQGLAEGGIYPNWVAGISIGALNAAIIAGNPPRRRVEQLRAFWEYICAQPWLPSLSHSWFADHAEGWPEPMRIWFDGLHAARAMLEGQRGFFQPRGWPELMSRYSDPSHVSFYDTTPLKATLERFADFDLINHRPDLMRVSVGAVNVRTGNFAYFDNTRDKLCPEHFMASGALPPGFPAVEIDGEYYWDGGLVSNTPLAEVLTAQPRRDALIFQVDLWSARGKLPHDLVDVAERQKDIQYSSRTRAITDYMREQQNMRRMLNEVMALVPPSKRDNAWYRRAAEQACDARRNVIQLIYRDKSFENLAKDYQFGALTMHEHWTSGLDDIRQTLRHPQWLAMPSREHPFVTHDVHRGNGG; via the coding sequence ATGGCACGGCAGCCAACGCAGGCCAAGGCTGAAAGCGGCGCCAATGCCGATTCCCTGGCCGAACGCGGCGCGCAGGTGCAGCCGCGCAAGCCGGTGCGCCGGGCCGCCAAGGCCCCGGACCGGCCGGCGCACGAGGCCTATGCCGTGCGCGCGCTGGTGCTGCAGGGCGGCGGCGCGCTCGGGGCCTACCAGGCCGGCGTGTACCAGGGCCTTGCCGAGGGCGGCATCTACCCGAACTGGGTTGCCGGCATCTCGATCGGTGCGCTCAACGCCGCCATCATCGCCGGCAATCCGCCCCGGCGCCGCGTGGAACAACTGCGCGCCTTCTGGGAGTACATCTGCGCGCAGCCGTGGCTGCCCAGCCTGTCGCATTCCTGGTTCGCCGACCATGCCGAAGGCTGGCCCGAGCCAATGCGGATCTGGTTCGATGGCCTGCATGCAGCGCGTGCCATGCTGGAAGGCCAGCGTGGCTTCTTCCAGCCGCGCGGCTGGCCGGAGCTGATGTCGCGCTACTCGGACCCGAGCCATGTCAGCTTCTACGACACCACGCCGCTGAAGGCGACGCTCGAGCGTTTTGCCGACTTCGACCTGATCAACCACCGCCCCGACCTGATGCGCGTCTCGGTGGGGGCGGTCAATGTGCGCACCGGCAATTTCGCCTACTTCGACAATACCCGCGACAAGCTCTGCCCCGAGCATTTCATGGCCTCGGGCGCGCTGCCGCCGGGCTTTCCGGCGGTGGAGATCGATGGCGAGTACTACTGGGATGGCGGGCTGGTATCGAACACGCCGCTGGCCGAGGTGCTGACGGCGCAGCCGCGGCGCGACGCGCTGATTTTCCAGGTCGACCTGTGGAGCGCGCGCGGCAAGCTGCCGCACGACCTGGTCGACGTGGCCGAGCGCCAGAAGGACATCCAGTACTCCAGCCGCACGCGGGCCATTACCGACTACATGCGCGAGCAGCAGAACATGCGCCGCATGCTCAACGAGGTGATGGCGCTGGTGCCGCCGTCAAAGCGCGACAACGCCTGGTACCGCCGCGCGGCGGAGCAGGCCTGCGACGCGCGCCGCAACGTAATCCAGCTGATCTACCGCGACAAGTCGTTCGAGAACCTGGCCAAGGACTACCAGTTCGGCGCGCTCACCATGCATGAGCACTGGACCAGCGGGCTGGACGATATCCGCCAGACCCTGCGCCACCCCCAATGGCTGGCGATGCCCAGCCGCGAGCACCCCTTCGTCACGCACGACGTGCACCGCGGCAACGGTGGCTGA
- the pyrE gene encoding orotate phosphoribosyltransferase — MMTQQKPPAGADLSQTFIRFALDAGVLSFGEFVTKAGRKSPYFFNAGLFNQGAMLGEVAQFYAKTLLASGVQFDVLFGPAYKGITLASATAVALAGMGRDVGFAYNRKEAKDHGEGGTLVGAKLQGKVVIVDDVISAGTSVRESVNMIRAAGAEPAAVLIALDRMEKSGTAEQVGTHSAVQDVQREYGIPVIAIASLKDLLAYLDASQDPALSASREAVAAYRQRYGV; from the coding sequence ATGATGACGCAGCAGAAACCGCCCGCGGGTGCCGATCTCAGCCAGACCTTTATCCGCTTTGCGCTCGATGCGGGCGTGCTGTCGTTTGGCGAGTTCGTCACCAAGGCCGGCCGCAAGTCGCCTTACTTCTTCAATGCCGGCCTGTTCAACCAGGGTGCGATGCTGGGCGAGGTGGCGCAATTCTATGCCAAAACGCTGCTGGCCTCGGGCGTGCAGTTCGACGTGCTGTTCGGGCCGGCCTACAAGGGCATCACGCTGGCGTCGGCCACCGCGGTGGCGCTGGCTGGCATGGGACGTGACGTCGGCTTCGCCTACAACCGCAAGGAAGCCAAGGACCACGGCGAAGGCGGCACGCTGGTCGGGGCCAAGCTGCAGGGCAAGGTGGTCATCGTCGACGACGTGATCTCCGCCGGTACCTCGGTGCGCGAATCGGTAAACATGATCCGCGCCGCCGGCGCCGAGCCGGCCGCGGTGCTGATCGCACTGGACCGCATGGAGAAGAGCGGTACCGCCGAGCAGGTCGGCACCCATTCCGCCGTGCAGGACGTGCAGCGTGAGTATGGCATCCCGGTGATCGCCATCGCCAGCCTGAAGGACCTGCTGGCTTACCTCGATGCGTCGCAGGACCCCGCGCTGTCGGCCTCGCGCGAGGCGGTGGCGGCCTATCGTCAGCGCTACGGCGTCTGA